Proteins from a single region of Budorcas taxicolor isolate Tak-1 chromosome 7, Takin1.1, whole genome shotgun sequence:
- the LOC128051456 gene encoding olfactory receptor 2M5-like: MWGGNETEPTNFILLGFFPEFRYITALVSIVLLIYMAAFIGNTLLVLLIWLDSRLHTPMYFLLGQLSLMDLTLTSSIIPKMVANFFSGWQSISFLACGTQIFFSLTVAIGECILITVMCFDRYVAICSPLRYPVIMSPRMCWQMAAMSWAGGALTSFGHTAFTLHFHICSPREIPHFFCEVMAVLRIVCEDISAYEKAVVVTSILVLLLPLSLILSSYVLIFLAVLRMNSPEGRNKTLATCSSHLCVVGLYFGPGMCIYMRPGSAKTPKLNQGLFLFGTVLTPLLNPLAYSLRNKEVLCSLKKLMGRFQSTR, translated from the coding sequence ATGTGGGGAGGGAATGAGACAGAACCCACAAATTTCATCCTCCTGGGATTCTTCCCAGAATTTAGATACATCACAGCTTTGGTTTCCATTGTTCTCCTCATCTACATGGCTGCCTTCATTGGCAACACTCTTCTGGTCCTCCTCATTTGGTTGGATTCCCGGCTCCATACCCCCATGTACTTCCTGCTCGGTCAGCTCTCTTTAATGGATTTGACTTTGACCTCTAGCATCATACCCAAGATGGTGGCCAATTTCTTCTCTGGATGGCAAAGCATCTCATTCCTGGCTTGTGGGACTCAAATATTTTTCTCGCTGACAGTAGCCATTGGAGAATGCATCCTTATAACTGTCATGTGTTTTGATCGCTATGTGGCTATCTGCAGTCCCCTGCGGTACCCTGTCATCATGAGTCCTAGGATGTGCTGGCAGATGGCTGCCATGTCTTGGGCTGGAGGTGCCCTTACTTCCTTTGGCCACACTGCTTTCACCTTACATTTTCACATCTGTAGCCCCAGAGAGATTCCTCACTTCTTCTGTGAAGTCATGGCTGTTCTTAGGATTGTCTGTGAGGACATCTCAGCCTATGAGAAGGCTGTAGTGGTGACCAGCATCCTAGTCCTGCTGCTGCCCTTATCTCTCATCTTGTCCTCCTACGTTCTCATCTTCCTTGCTGTACTCCGAATGAACTCCCCAGAAGGCAGGAACAAGACTCTGGCCACTTGCTCCTCTCATCTCTGTGTGGTGGGTCTCTATTTTGGTCCAGGTATGTGCATCTACATGAGGCCTGGTTCTGCCAAGACTCCaaagttgaaccagggtctctttcTCTTTGGGACTGTCCTTACCCCTCTCCTGAACCCTCTTGCATACAGTCTCAGAAACAAAGAAGTTCTATGTTCACTAAAAAAGTTGATGGGGAGGTTTCAGTCCACCAGATAG